From the Acidimicrobiales bacterium genome, one window contains:
- a CDS encoding helix-turn-helix domain-containing protein: MNGPVASCTGLIGQRRSLLIVSDALSGVSRFDDFRARLGISASTLTRRLNDLVDAGVLERVPYQLHPPRSDYQLTEKGQDLRLVVTMMEQWEDRWTVP; encoded by the coding sequence ATGAACGGCCCCGTCGCCAGTTGTACAGGACTGATCGGCCAAAGGCGGAGCCTGCTCATCGTCAGTGACGCCCTCTCGGGTGTTAGCCGCTTCGACGACTTCCGAGCCCGGCTAGGAATATCCGCCAGCACCCTCACTAGACGGCTGAACGACTTGGTGGACGCCGGCGTACTCGAGCGCGTCCCGTATCAACTGCATCCACCGCGTTCGGATTATCAGCTGACCGAAAAAGGTCAAGACCTGCGGCTGGTAGTCACGATGATGGAACAGTGGGAAGATCGCTGGACCGTCCCCTAG
- a CDS encoding MFS transporter has translation MQRRALVLPSLLLAAFIINLDITIVNVALPSLVRELHASNSQLQWVVDGYNLLFAALLLAAGSLSDRLGRKEFLVGGLVVFGAGSVFGGVTTSVGPLIAARCVMGVGAAMIFPATLSLISNIFTDRTARAKAIGLWGATTGMAIALGPIVGGWLLEQFSWSSIFYAMAPVAGLAALMAASSVPTSRDPSAHRFDLAGLVLSAAAMAVLTFTLIEAPSHGWGSRRSIAGYAIAAVLFAVFVLRERGADEPMLDISLFRNPRFTAASGSVTVIFFGLTGFSFLITQYFQFFKRYAPLETGVHLLPVALSVGVMSVVGTKLAVNVGTKQIVAIGMFCSAAFFAWVSRVSIHTGYPEIVGQMIVGGSSVGLVSAPATEAILGVVSAAKAGIGSAVNDATRLLGSTLGIAVTGSIYASIYRNHVAGRLPSTLAPQLARTARDSVGAAFRVASSPSLSGRAGVGNAVHTAATRAFFDGMKVALIPIAILSALGGVMALLLLPAHPVISNDGEEVEQEPFLAAPLEA, from the coding sequence ATGCAACGCCGTGCTTTAGTCCTGCCTTCGCTGCTGCTCGCAGCGTTCATAATCAACCTCGACATCACGATCGTGAACGTCGCCCTGCCGTCCCTCGTCCGGGAGCTGCATGCGTCGAACTCGCAGCTGCAGTGGGTCGTTGACGGCTACAACCTCCTGTTCGCGGCGCTGCTGTTGGCAGCCGGCAGCCTGAGCGACCGTCTCGGCCGCAAGGAGTTCCTGGTCGGGGGGCTCGTGGTGTTCGGCGCGGGCAGCGTGTTCGGTGGCGTGACCACGTCGGTCGGGCCGCTGATCGCGGCCCGCTGCGTCATGGGCGTCGGTGCGGCGATGATCTTCCCGGCCACCCTGTCACTGATCTCGAACATTTTCACCGACCGTACAGCCCGGGCCAAAGCGATCGGCTTGTGGGGTGCGACCACGGGGATGGCCATCGCCCTCGGGCCGATCGTGGGCGGCTGGCTGCTCGAGCAGTTCAGCTGGTCGAGCATCTTCTATGCGATGGCCCCGGTGGCCGGACTCGCCGCCCTCATGGCGGCGTCAAGCGTGCCGACATCGCGCGACCCGAGCGCGCACAGGTTCGACTTGGCCGGGCTCGTGCTGTCGGCCGCCGCAATGGCTGTACTGACATTCACACTGATCGAGGCGCCCAGTCACGGCTGGGGCAGTAGGCGCAGTATCGCCGGCTACGCGATCGCGGCTGTTCTGTTCGCGGTCTTTGTTCTTCGCGAGCGCGGCGCCGATGAACCCATGCTCGACATCAGCCTCTTCCGCAATCCGCGTTTCACCGCGGCGAGCGGCTCGGTCACGGTGATCTTCTTCGGGCTGACCGGTTTCAGTTTCCTCATCACGCAGTACTTCCAGTTCTTCAAGCGGTACGCACCGCTCGAGACCGGCGTGCACCTGCTGCCGGTCGCGCTCTCGGTGGGCGTGATGTCGGTAGTCGGCACCAAGCTGGCCGTAAATGTCGGCACCAAACAAATTGTTGCCATCGGCATGTTCTGTTCGGCCGCATTCTTCGCTTGGGTGTCCAGGGTGAGCATCCATACTGGCTATCCCGAGATCGTCGGCCAGATGATCGTCGGCGGCAGCAGCGTGGGTTTGGTCAGTGCACCGGCAACCGAGGCCATCTTGGGCGTCGTGTCGGCAGCCAAAGCTGGCATCGGCTCCGCTGTCAATGATGCCACCCGGCTGCTCGGCAGCACCCTGGGCATCGCTGTGACCGGCAGCATCTACGCGTCGATCTATCGCAACCATGTGGCCGGTCGGCTTCCCTCCACGTTGGCCCCCCAGTTGGCCCGCACGGCCCGGGATTCGGTCGGCGCCGCGTTCCGGGTGGCTTCGAGCCCCAGCCTCAGCGGTCGCGCCGGCGTCGGGAACGCCGTGCACACGGCCGCGACACGAGCCTTCTTCGACGGGATGAAGGTGGCCCTCATCCCTATTGCCATCCTAAGTGCCCTGGGTGGAGTCATGGCCCTACTGCTGTTGCCAGCCCACCCGGTGATCAGTAACGACGGCGAAGAGGTCGAACAAGAGCCCTTCCTCGCCGCGCCGCTCGAAGCCTAA
- a CDS encoding helix-turn-helix domain-containing protein produces the protein MAKRSYQHYCAIAKALDLIGDRWNLLIVRELLLQGPCRYTDLLHGLPGIASNLLTDRLRDLEEAGVITREDAPPPIATTLFRLTPRGLELKAIVHDLGRWGAPLMAERDERDVYRESWLALPVSLFVTDRAPEEPPVTIELRAGGEPITVVTGEGKLHTRPGGTPHPDLVLTGEPQLVVGVLTGDLTLSAARGRGLRTQGNTKVLARLQPEFQ, from the coding sequence ATGGCCAAGCGCTCCTACCAGCACTACTGCGCGATCGCCAAGGCGCTGGACTTGATCGGCGACCGCTGGAACCTCCTGATCGTGCGCGAACTGCTCCTACAGGGCCCCTGCCGGTACACCGACCTGCTTCACGGGTTGCCGGGAATCGCCTCCAACCTGCTCACGGACCGTCTGCGAGACCTCGAAGAAGCCGGCGTGATCACCCGAGAGGACGCACCCCCGCCGATCGCAACCACGCTGTTCCGTCTCACCCCGCGCGGTCTCGAACTCAAGGCCATAGTCCACGATCTCGGGCGTTGGGGCGCACCGCTGATGGCTGAACGCGATGAACGAGACGTGTACCGGGAAAGCTGGCTCGCACTGCCGGTCAGCTTGTTCGTCACCGACCGAGCGCCGGAGGAGCCCCCGGTCACGATCGAGCTACGGGCGGGCGGCGAGCCCATCACGGTGGTGACCGGTGAAGGCAAGCTTCATACCCGGCCGGGCGGCACCCCGCACCCCGACCTGGTCCTAACTGGCGAGCCACAATTAGTCGTGGGTGTTCTCACCGGCGACCTCACTCTGAGCGCGGCACGCGGCCGTGGACTGCGCACACAGGGGAACACGAAAGTCCTCGCACGGCTTCAGCCAGAGTTCCAGTAG
- a CDS encoding VOC family protein: protein MPGLPTLSEGIALTHFIVASDVERAGRFYTDILGGEIVLAGEPTVVALANSWIIINTGGGPTDDKPTITLHTPENLDRVSSFLNIRVADIQAVYETWSGRGAKFITPPIDRGQEIRCYLHDPDGHLIEVGQIKQTSA, encoded by the coding sequence ATGCCAGGCCTTCCCACGCTGAGCGAAGGAATCGCACTTACCCACTTCATTGTCGCCTCTGACGTCGAGCGTGCCGGCCGCTTCTACACCGATATTCTGGGCGGGGAGATCGTGCTCGCCGGCGAGCCGACCGTGGTCGCGCTCGCCAACAGCTGGATCATCATCAACACCGGCGGCGGGCCAACCGATGACAAGCCGACGATCACTCTTCACACACCAGAGAATCTCGATCGAGTGAGCAGTTTCTTAAACATCCGCGTCGCCGACATCCAGGCCGTCTACGAGACATGGAGTGGGCGAGGGGCCAAGTTCATCACCCCGCCCATCGATCGCGGCCAAGAGATCCGCTGCTACCTCCACGACCCCGACGGTCACCTGATAGAAGTCGGGCAGATCAAGCAGACCAGCGCCTGA
- a CDS encoding helix-turn-helix domain-containing protein, translating into MLNRDYEGQNCSVARALEIVGARWTLLIIRDVLLGLRRFDQLQNSLGIARNVLSDRLNWLVSEGVLERVRYSDHPSRYEHQPTKKGRDLNIALTALRQWGDDYLNEAPPRLQLRKSDKKPVVAAIVPKGTKSLRLDEIETVPGPGAST; encoded by the coding sequence ATGTTGAACCGTGACTACGAAGGCCAGAACTGTTCGGTGGCCCGAGCCCTCGAGATTGTCGGTGCGCGCTGGACGCTACTCATCATCCGCGACGTCCTTCTCGGGCTGCGACGGTTCGACCAGCTCCAAAACAGCTTGGGCATCGCTCGAAATGTGCTGAGCGACCGTCTGAACTGGCTGGTCAGTGAGGGGGTGCTCGAGCGGGTCCGCTACAGCGATCACCCGAGTCGATATGAGCACCAGCCCACCAAGAAGGGACGCGATCTGAACATCGCGCTGACCGCGTTGCGCCAGTGGGGCGATGACTACCTGAACGAAGCGCCTCCGCGCCTTCAACTCCGCAAGTCCGACAAGAAGCCGGTCGTCGCGGCCATCGTGCCGAAAGGTACCAAGAGCCTTCGCCTCGATGAGATAGAGACGGTTCCGGGGCCAGGCGCCTCCACGTAG
- a CDS encoding SDR family oxidoreductase, with protein MSKTILITGASNGFGRDTAETLHRAGHRVYASMRQIEGKNRPTAEALRKLDVKTVQLDVRIDRSVDAAVEYVLADAGKIDVLINNAGIGSAGVTEAFTTQQARAVFDTNVIGLLRVTRAVLPSMRKRNDGLIINIGSVLGRLTIPFLGLYGASKFAVEALTDSLRYELSQLGVEVVAVQPSAYPTNFFAASEPPARTEISKSYGEVSGIVDALSASLTERFEGADAPDPHDVAEAILGLVDQDKGYRAVRTVVGSSFGSDKANEDVAPLQAGLVEAFGLSHLEKLAG; from the coding sequence GTGTCGAAAACGATCCTAATTACAGGCGCAAGCAATGGCTTTGGCCGTGATACGGCCGAGACTCTCCACAGGGCCGGCCACAGGGTGTACGCCTCAATGCGCCAGATCGAAGGCAAGAACCGCCCCACCGCCGAAGCCCTCCGCAAGCTCGACGTCAAAACCGTGCAACTAGACGTTCGCATCGACCGGTCCGTCGACGCAGCCGTCGAATACGTGCTGGCGGATGCCGGCAAGATCGATGTCCTCATCAATAATGCTGGTATCGGGTCTGCAGGGGTCACCGAGGCCTTCACGACACAACAGGCCAGGGCCGTCTTCGACACCAATGTCATCGGCCTTCTGCGAGTCACCCGCGCCGTACTCCCCTCCATGCGCAAGAGGAACGACGGCCTGATCATCAACATCGGGTCGGTCCTCGGCCGCCTGACAATCCCGTTCCTGGGCCTCTACGGCGCCAGCAAGTTCGCAGTCGAAGCGCTGACCGACAGTCTTCGCTACGAACTCTCCCAGCTCGGAGTCGAGGTCGTGGCCGTTCAGCCGAGCGCGTATCCGACCAACTTCTTTGCCGCCAGCGAACCCCCCGCCCGAACCGAAATATCGAAGTCCTATGGCGAGGTGAGCGGCATAGTCGACGCGCTGTCCGCATCCCTGACCGAGAGGTTCGAAGGCGCCGACGCCCCCGACCCGCACGACGTCGCAGAGGCGATCCTCGGACTCGTTGATCAGGACAAAGGCTACCGCGCCGTCCGCACCGTCGTCGGGTCTTCCTTCGGCTCCGACAAGGCCAACGAAGACGTGGCGCCCCTTCAGGCGGGACTGGTCGAAGCCTTCGGCCTGAGCCACCTCGAGAAGCTCGCCGGATGA
- a CDS encoding pyridoxamine 5'-phosphate oxidase family protein, whose translation MPGRRGLNASNLSAFSELIPLDRGLCVVSTVRPDGNVHSSVANAGVLAHVASKNTVVGFAAMGSSQKLRHLRADPHITVVARAGLRWAAVEGYAEIIGPDDPSPHMDDESLRQLLRGVFVAAGGTHHDWDAYDRVMVQDRRAAVLVTPRRVYTNPSR comes from the coding sequence ATGCCCGGAAGGAGAGGCCTGAATGCGAGCAACCTGTCGGCATTCTCGGAGCTCATCCCCCTTGATAGAGGGTTGTGCGTGGTCTCCACGGTCCGGCCCGATGGGAATGTCCACTCGTCAGTAGCGAACGCCGGCGTGCTGGCACACGTTGCCTCGAAGAACACGGTCGTCGGATTCGCAGCGATGGGTAGCTCGCAGAAACTGCGACACCTGCGGGCCGACCCTCACATCACAGTCGTAGCCCGAGCCGGGCTGCGCTGGGCGGCGGTGGAGGGCTACGCCGAGATCATCGGACCTGACGACCCGAGCCCACACATGGACGACGAATCCCTCCGGCAGCTGCTACGAGGTGTCTTCGTCGCCGCCGGCGGCACCCACCACGACTGGGACGCCTACGACCGGGTGATGGTCCAAGACCGACGTGCAGCGGTGCTCGTCACCCCGCGCCGGGTTTACACGAATCCCTCACGCTGA
- a CDS encoding MFS transporter, translating to MTLLTQAPTLTPTRRTSREVLIIVCAGMVLASLDLFIVNVALPQIARDFHTSDLSQLSWILNGYAIVYAALLVFFGRLADRYRRDHGFLVGVAVFTAASIACAASSGIWMLVAFRLVQAAGAALLTPTSLGLILATTEPERRASSVRAWTAVAGLAGALGPVIGGLLVAASWRWVFLINVPIGVAALIVGWRRLPHVPGHPTTRPSPPGVILACAGTALLTTALVKGTDWGWHSAALIGTASGAVVLIGAFVAHCLYSTRPLIDPKMFQSRAFLGASIIAMIYSAAFAAMLLSIVLWEQGPWGWSPLRSALGLAPGPLMVPIVSFGLTSRALARFGPARVISFGCAIFGSGLAWWALAVHLKPNYGTGVLGGLLVCGVGVGLTLPSIMSTGVGALPPQSFATGSGAINMLRQSGLALGVAVLIAVLGSAHHGTAALTRFRHGWWVAAAIAFCAVIPATALLGRKLSNAAG from the coding sequence ATGACACTCCTCACCCAGGCCCCAACCCTGACGCCCACACGTCGCACCTCCCGGGAAGTGCTGATCATCGTGTGCGCCGGCATGGTGTTGGCGAGCCTCGACCTGTTCATCGTCAACGTCGCACTACCGCAAATCGCCCGCGATTTTCACACCTCCGATCTGTCCCAACTGTCATGGATTCTGAACGGCTACGCCATCGTGTACGCGGCCCTGCTGGTGTTCTTCGGCCGCCTGGCCGACCGCTACCGACGCGACCACGGATTCCTGGTCGGCGTGGCCGTCTTCACGGCCGCGTCGATAGCCTGCGCAGCCTCGTCGGGCATCTGGATGCTTGTCGCGTTCCGCCTTGTCCAAGCGGCGGGGGCCGCACTACTGACGCCAACCTCACTAGGGCTCATCCTGGCCACGACCGAACCGGAACGACGAGCGAGCTCCGTGCGGGCCTGGACCGCCGTCGCCGGACTTGCCGGCGCGCTCGGCCCGGTCATCGGAGGATTGCTGGTCGCGGCGAGCTGGCGCTGGGTGTTTCTCATCAACGTGCCGATCGGAGTCGCCGCGCTCATTGTGGGCTGGCGTCGGCTGCCTCATGTGCCAGGTCATCCGACGACACGGCCTTCGCCGCCCGGTGTCATCTTGGCCTGCGCCGGGACGGCACTGCTGACGACGGCGCTTGTCAAAGGCACCGACTGGGGCTGGCACTCCGCCGCCCTCATCGGGACCGCCTCCGGCGCGGTCGTGCTAATCGGGGCCTTCGTCGCACACTGCCTATACAGCACACGACCGCTGATCGATCCCAAGATGTTCCAATCTCGGGCCTTCCTGGGTGCATCGATCATCGCCATGATCTACTCCGCCGCGTTCGCCGCCATGCTGCTTTCGATCGTCCTGTGGGAGCAGGGTCCCTGGGGCTGGTCGCCCCTGCGATCAGCACTCGGGCTCGCACCCGGCCCGCTGATGGTTCCCATCGTCTCCTTCGGACTGACCAGTCGAGCCCTGGCCCGGTTCGGCCCCGCCCGCGTCATCTCTTTCGGATGCGCAATCTTCGGATCGGGCCTGGCGTGGTGGGCGTTAGCCGTCCATTTGAAGCCGAACTACGGCACCGGTGTCTTGGGCGGACTCCTGGTCTGCGGAGTAGGCGTCGGGCTGACCCTGCCCTCGATCATGTCGACCGGAGTCGGCGCGCTGCCACCCCAATCGTTCGCCACAGGCTCCGGGGCGATCAACATGCTCCGCCAGAGCGGCCTGGCGCTCGGAGTCGCCGTTCTGATCGCCGTGTTGGGTAGCGCCCATCATGGAACGGCGGCTTTGACCAGGTTCCGCCACGGATGGTGGGTGGCCGCCGCGATCGCGTTCTGTGCCGTCATACCTGCAACAGCGCTGCTAGGCCGAAAACTTTCGAACGCCGCCGGTTGA
- a CDS encoding SgcJ/EcaC family oxidoreductase: MPGIEPAVPPLHGSPADDAPEVLVIRGLLDRWADAIARHDPGAVADVFTPDALFQGFDPTPGYGRQYISAYYDKQPIGLTADYELLSVRVLAPTVTVAYASVLFERPDGPVPVYLTVVARKDPDASWALTHYHVSPLMGT; the protein is encoded by the coding sequence GTGCCGGGCATTGAGCCGGCCGTGCCGCCCCTGCACGGTTCTCCTGCAGATGATGCTCCTGAAGTGCTCGTGATACGTGGCTTGCTCGACCGATGGGCTGATGCGATAGCCAGGCACGACCCGGGAGCGGTCGCCGACGTGTTCACTCCAGATGCTCTGTTCCAGGGTTTTGACCCGACACCGGGGTACGGCCGGCAGTACATCAGCGCCTACTACGACAAGCAGCCGATCGGGCTGACCGCCGATTACGAGTTGCTATCGGTCCGAGTTCTCGCACCGACCGTCACCGTCGCTTACGCGTCAGTTCTATTTGAACGTCCGGACGGTCCGGTCCCCGTCTACCTGACCGTCGTGGCACGCAAAGACCCCGACGCCTCCTGGGCCTTGACTCACTACCACGTCTCCCCTCTCATGGGAACATAG
- a CDS encoding SDR family oxidoreductase, with protein MTMNKVVVITGASQGIGAGLVRAYKELGFDVVANSRSITASSEAGVETVAGDIGDPAVAEHLIDTALVKFGRVDTLVNNAGVFLAKPFVDYTQHEYDLVLRTNVAGFFHVTQRAARRMLDSGEGGHIVNVTTSLVESALSALPAALASLTKGGLAAVTKALAVEFATSGIRVNAVAPGVIKTPMHHESTHEFLKGLHPMNELGEIEDVVRGVLYLEESPFVTGEFLHVDGGWSAGH; from the coding sequence ATGACTATGAACAAGGTGGTTGTCATCACCGGAGCTTCGCAGGGAATCGGCGCCGGACTGGTCCGCGCCTACAAGGAGCTCGGGTTCGACGTTGTTGCCAACTCACGCTCCATCACAGCCTCGTCGGAGGCGGGCGTCGAGACGGTGGCCGGCGACATCGGCGACCCGGCCGTAGCAGAGCACCTCATCGACACGGCGCTGGTCAAGTTCGGTCGCGTCGACACCCTCGTCAACAACGCCGGCGTCTTCCTCGCCAAGCCATTCGTCGACTACACCCAGCACGAGTACGACCTCGTCCTGCGGACCAACGTCGCCGGGTTCTTCCATGTCACCCAGCGCGCAGCGCGCCGCATGCTCGACTCCGGCGAGGGCGGACACATCGTCAACGTGACCACCTCCCTGGTTGAAAGCGCCCTGTCGGCTCTACCGGCCGCGCTCGCCTCGCTCACCAAGGGCGGTCTCGCCGCTGTCACGAAAGCCTTGGCCGTCGAGTTCGCCACGTCGGGGATCCGGGTTAACGCCGTTGCGCCGGGGGTCATCAAGACGCCGATGCACCACGAGAGCACGCACGAGTTCTTGAAAGGCCTGCACCCGATGAACGAACTTGGGGAAATCGAGGACGTCGTGCGCGGCGTCCTGTACTTGGAGGAGTCACCGTTCGTCACCGGCGAGTTCCTGCACGTGGATGGTGGGTGGAGTGCCGGGCATTGA
- a CDS encoding alpha/beta hydrolase translates to MSKPTIVLVHGAFADAAVWRPVFDLLSADDYPVLAPPNPLRGLAHDAAYIGAVLDEIEPPVVLVGHSYGAAVVTVAGATEKVSAVVYAAGLVPDEGESLSDLQSHYPSLAMGPLFQQRMLADGAVEVSIDPHQFQSVFCADVPEEQATFLAHAQRPLLASAFDEPAASVAWHTKPSWAVFGTQDRPVAPALHRFQNLRAGVTATEVEDASHFVMLSRPDAVADVIRQAADYQA, encoded by the coding sequence ATGTCCAAACCCACCATCGTCCTGGTCCACGGAGCGTTCGCCGACGCTGCCGTTTGGCGACCCGTGTTCGATCTCCTCAGCGCAGATGACTACCCGGTGCTCGCACCGCCGAACCCTCTTCGTGGACTCGCCCACGACGCCGCCTACATCGGGGCGGTCCTCGACGAAATCGAACCGCCGGTGGTTCTCGTCGGGCACTCCTACGGTGCGGCCGTAGTCACCGTGGCCGGCGCCACCGAAAAGGTGTCCGCGGTTGTGTACGCCGCTGGACTTGTGCCCGATGAAGGCGAATCGCTGAGCGACCTGCAGTCGCACTATCCGTCGCTTGCAATGGGCCCCCTGTTCCAACAGCGGATGTTGGCCGACGGAGCTGTCGAGGTATCGATCGACCCCCACCAGTTCCAGAGCGTCTTCTGCGCGGACGTGCCCGAGGAGCAGGCGACGTTCCTCGCGCACGCGCAACGGCCGCTATTGGCGTCCGCCTTCGATGAGCCGGCCGCCTCCGTGGCCTGGCACACCAAGCCGTCGTGGGCCGTGTTCGGGACCCAGGATCGCCCGGTCGCGCCCGCTCTGCACCGCTTTCAGAACCTCCGGGCCGGTGTCACCGCAACCGAAGTCGAAGATGCCTCACATTTCGTGATGCTCTCCAGACCCGACGCTGTGGCAGACGTCATCCGCCAAGCAGCCGACTACCAGGCGTAA
- a CDS encoding MFS transporter yields MSNLVPTLEEPVSETSSPTRPGLILAVLATASFVAVLDVWITNVGLPAIGRGIHERSLSNLSWVLSAYAIVYAALLVPAGRLADRYGRKSGFVLGLALFISASLGCALSGGIGVLIAFRALQAVGAALLTPTSLGLVLTTAPSEKVATYIKIWVIAGVLAASTGPVLGGLLLQVSWRWIFLVNVPVGLVAIAAALRLVPDQRHEQDARVPDALGALLLIVAIGSLALGLVKGTDWHWSSGGTVASFVIAAAALAAFVRRSSRHPAPVMRLDLMRDRVFASANAGILLTLASFSILFLSVILWLQLHWGYSAIKVGLASAPGPAVVPFFATIAENLQKKARVPAGIIAAAGSVVIGLGAILFEVRLGSHPHYVSDFLLCWMAVGAGAGLALPTILSTATADLAPEDSATGSAIVSMSQQIGSVVGVSVLVAILGLASGGAGLHVFRHAWLASAGIAALAAAGNLGLIRFKNKLTPVLMVDLEDPTVSSTEP; encoded by the coding sequence ATGTCCAATCTTGTCCCTACCCTGGAAGAGCCCGTCTCCGAGACGTCGAGCCCGACCCGACCCGGTCTGATTCTCGCGGTCCTGGCGACAGCCAGTTTCGTGGCTGTTCTCGACGTTTGGATCACCAATGTCGGGCTGCCCGCAATTGGCCGAGGCATCCACGAAAGGTCGCTGTCGAACCTGAGCTGGGTGCTCAGCGCTTATGCCATCGTGTACGCCGCTCTGCTGGTCCCCGCCGGTCGGCTCGCCGATCGCTACGGGCGCAAGAGCGGCTTCGTGCTCGGCTTGGCGCTATTCATCTCGGCCAGCCTCGGCTGTGCATTGAGCGGCGGAATCGGGGTGCTGATCGCGTTTCGCGCCCTGCAGGCTGTGGGCGCTGCGCTGCTGACCCCAACAAGCCTCGGCCTGGTCCTCACTACCGCACCGTCTGAGAAGGTCGCCACTTACATCAAAATCTGGGTCATTGCCGGGGTCCTGGCCGCCTCGACCGGGCCAGTCCTCGGCGGCCTGCTCCTGCAGGTTTCCTGGCGCTGGATCTTCCTCGTGAACGTACCCGTCGGGTTGGTTGCCATCGCTGCCGCGTTGCGCCTGGTGCCTGACCAGCGTCACGAGCAGGATGCCCGGGTGCCTGATGCGTTGGGCGCCCTGTTGCTTATCGTTGCGATCGGCTCGCTGGCCTTGGGTTTGGTGAAGGGAACCGACTGGCACTGGTCAAGTGGGGGAACGGTCGCTTCGTTCGTCATCGCAGCGGCCGCGCTGGCTGCGTTCGTCCGACGGTCATCCCGTCACCCCGCGCCGGTCATGAGGCTGGACCTGATGCGTGACCGGGTCTTCGCATCCGCCAATGCCGGGATCCTGCTCACCCTCGCGTCGTTCTCCATCCTGTTCCTGTCGGTGATCCTCTGGCTGCAGCTCCACTGGGGCTACTCCGCTATCAAAGTCGGCCTGGCCTCCGCCCCGGGGCCCGCGGTCGTCCCGTTCTTCGCGACCATCGCAGAAAACCTTCAAAAGAAGGCCCGGGTGCCGGCCGGGATTATCGCGGCCGCGGGGTCGGTGGTGATCGGCCTAGGCGCGATCCTCTTCGAGGTCAGACTCGGGAGTCACCCTCACTACGTTTCGGACTTCTTGCTGTGCTGGATGGCGGTCGGTGCCGGCGCCGGTCTGGCCCTGCCGACGATCCTGTCGACGGCCACCGCCGACCTGGCCCCGGAGGACTCGGCGACAGGCAGCGCGATCGTTTCGATGTCTCAGCAGATCGGCTCCGTCGTGGGTGTCAGCGTGCTCGTCGCGATTCTCGGTCTTGCCTCCGGCGGCGCCGGACTCCACGTGTTCCGCCACGCCTGGCTCGCTTCTGCCGGCATCGCCGCCCTGGCCGCCGCCGGCAATCTCGGGCTCATACGGTTCAAGAACAAACTGACTCCCGTTCTAATGGTCGACCTGGAGGATCCCACCGTGTCGTCGACGGAGCCCTGA